From Roseicitreum antarcticum, one genomic window encodes:
- a CDS encoding helix-turn-helix domain-containing protein, whose translation MSVSRAKQRQAQDRINQAASLAKSLAKPFGGWIATFQEAIGMNAPALAERLDVSRNTIYASIKNEQAGTISLNQLEKIAEAMGGRVVYGIVPREGPVEEIVLAQARAKARRIIQRTRAHMALEEQSEGLRSEAEMVEELAADIIREGRRDFWQ comes from the coding sequence ATGTCCGTCTCCCGCGCGAAGCAACGTCAGGCCCAAGACCGGATCAACCAGGCTGCCAGCCTGGCAAAGTCGCTTGCAAAGCCGTTCGGCGGCTGGATCGCCACGTTTCAGGAAGCGATCGGGATGAACGCGCCCGCCCTTGCCGAACGTCTCGATGTGTCGCGCAACACGATTTACGCATCGATCAAGAATGAGCAGGCGGGAACGATCTCGCTGAACCAGCTCGAGAAGATCGCCGAAGCCATGGGCGGACGTGTCGTCTATGGCATCGTCCCACGCGAGGGCCCAGTCGAGGAGATCGTCCTGGCTCAAGCGCGCGCAAAAGCCCGCCGCATCATTCAGCGCACGCGCGCGCACATGGCGCTCGAAGAGCAAAGCGAGGGGCTGCGCAGCGAGGCCGAGATGGTCGAGGAACTGGCGGCCGACATCATCCGCGAAGGCCGACGGGATTTCTGGCAATGA
- a CDS encoding mobile mystery protein B, which yields MTLEFHEPAGATPLTPDELLGLKAKHIATRGELNELEGENIITGLTWLDRRSKSFDLLTDAAVREIHKRLFGEVWDWAGVYRLTEKNIGVPVWHISTELRTCLDDARYWRDHKSFDRLEATARLHHRLVWIHPFANGNGRWARIVADAYLAKIDPDIFLDWSGGGTLSADSAHRSAYIAALRSADQHNFDPLVTLVRSIAR from the coding sequence ATGACGCTGGAGTTTCATGAACCCGCTGGGGCGACGCCCCTGACACCGGACGAATTGCTTGGCCTCAAGGCCAAGCACATCGCGACCCGCGGCGAGTTGAACGAGCTCGAAGGCGAGAACATCATCACCGGTCTGACTTGGCTCGACCGACGATCCAAGTCGTTCGATCTGCTGACCGATGCTGCCGTCCGCGAGATCCACAAGCGCCTCTTCGGCGAGGTCTGGGATTGGGCGGGCGTCTATCGCTTGACCGAGAAGAACATCGGCGTGCCGGTCTGGCACATTTCGACCGAGCTACGCACCTGCCTCGATGACGCTCGCTACTGGCGTGACCACAAGAGCTTTGATCGACTGGAAGCAACTGCGCGCCTTCATCATCGCTTGGTCTGGATCCATCCCTTCGCGAACGGAAACGGACGTTGGGCCCGAATCGTGGCAGACGCCTACTTGGCGAAGATCGATCCGGATATCTTCCTCGACTGGTCCGGCGGCGGAACGCTGAGCGCCGACAGTGCACACCGCTCGGCTTATATCGCGGCGCTGAGATCGGCCGATCAGCACAACTTTGATCCCCTGGTGACGCTCGTCAGGTCAATCGCCCGATAG